A window from Kovacikia minuta CCNUW1 encodes these proteins:
- a CDS encoding glycosyltransferase codes for MLVTEEVMMTGDKSIRATLPSFSIILETENLTNADIEGLSKSLASLLNQDISPTCANEVLLIDSGDVSAELLEQLCDRYPWIKIHSAPPDTGYYKAKMLGAQVATGEILVYCDSDCIYEPHWLGTLLATFCQKEHIQIVAGETTTRGVGPYGTAMALTYIFPQYSGEQAPTPTTQYFLNNVAFRRQFLLDNPIPIDLPLYRGNCAIHAHELLQTGYTIWKQPQARATHAPPNGLSHFFWRFLLIGHDYYWQNRLLAKPNSEIGNQKNLAVSFPGDLPNAATGSQSIAGQGKMQIFFERIGRMVKNDPRHRIYLPFAIPIALTSVTLIFVGYLLTSIQPNLLLKVYDRVLESSLG; via the coding sequence ATGTTGGTAACAGAGGAAGTAATGATGACCGGAGACAAATCTATTAGGGCAACCCTACCCAGTTTTTCCATCATCTTGGAGACAGAAAACCTGACAAATGCAGATATAGAAGGGCTGTCCAAATCCCTCGCTTCGCTGCTGAATCAGGATATTTCACCCACCTGTGCGAATGAAGTTTTATTGATTGACAGTGGCGATGTTTCTGCCGAATTGCTGGAGCAGTTGTGCGATCGCTATCCCTGGATCAAGATTCATTCGGCACCTCCAGACACGGGCTACTACAAGGCAAAAATGCTCGGCGCACAAGTGGCAACAGGCGAAATTCTTGTCTATTGTGACTCCGACTGCATCTATGAACCCCACTGGCTAGGCACGCTCCTGGCAACTTTCTGCCAGAAAGAGCACATTCAGATTGTGGCTGGAGAAACCACAACGCGAGGGGTTGGTCCCTATGGCACAGCCATGGCACTGACCTACATTTTTCCCCAGTACTCTGGTGAGCAAGCCCCAACCCCAACCACGCAATATTTCCTTAACAATGTGGCATTTCGTCGTCAATTTCTTCTAGACAACCCCATTCCCATAGATTTGCCGCTGTATCGGGGCAACTGCGCTATCCATGCCCACGAGTTGTTGCAAACCGGGTACACCATTTGGAAACAGCCCCAAGCCAGGGCAACCCATGCTCCACCCAATGGACTTTCCCATTTTTTCTGGCGGTTCTTACTCATCGGGCACGACTACTACTGGCAAAATCGCCTGCTAGCAAAGCCTAACAGCGAGATAGGGAATCAGAAAAATCTGGCTGTCTCGTTTCCAGGAGATTTGCCCAATGCTGCGACCGGCTCTCAGTCGATCGCGGGTCAGGGAAAAATGCAGATCTTCTTCGAACGAATTGGGCGCATGGTCAAAAACGATCCTCGCCACCGGATTTATTTGCCCTTTGCAATTCCGATCGCCCTTACCTCCGTCACCCTCATTTTTGTAGGTTATCTGCTAACTTCTATCCAGCCAAACCTGCTGCTGAAAGTGTACGATCGGGTTCTAGAGAGTTCTTTGGGATAG